GAACCGAAGGAGCCTCCTCGCCCAACGCCCCGCGTAGGCGACGCCGACGCGAGGTCTCTTCACGATCGATAAAGGCTCGCGCACGGGGGGATCGGCGATGTGAAAATCGTCGCTGGTCAGGTCGTGTCCGTTGAGGCGCCGGTCGATCTGCATCGCCTTGCAGAGCCGGCCGGGGCCCCGTGTGGGACCTTCGACATTCATCACCGGGTCGACGGCCCGGATCAATACGGCGGAGGCGTGGCCGTCGCGTTCGGTCACGACGTTCATGCAGAAGTGCATGCCGTACACCATGTAAACGTAGGCATGGCCCGGCGGGCCGAACATGACCCGGGTCCGGGCGGTGAGCCCCCGCGAGGAGTGGGAGGCGAGGTCGTGGGGGCCGAGGTACGCCTCGACTTCGACGATCCTGCCGATCCGCTCCACCCCACGCGTCACATGAACCAGGTGCTTCCCCAGCAGATCCCTTGCGACCGCGACGGTGTCGCGATCGTAAAACGCGCGCGGCGTTATTCGAGGGTGTCCCACGATCGTTCATGTTTTGTGGAGCTCGCGGACGAACGCGGTCATCGTCGAAAGCGTCCGTTCGCGCTGCTCGCGATGCGGGCTGTGGCCGCACCGCTCGAGGATGCTACGCCGGACCGGCCCGCCGCACTGTCGCTCGATCGCCTCGACCTGGCGCAACGTTCCGTAGGGGTCGTCCTCCCCCTGCACGACGAGCGTCGGGACCGTGACGGCGGGCAGGCGATCCTCGATGTTCCAGGCGAGAAACCCCGGATCGAGCCAGGCCCGGTTCCATCCCCAGAAGGCGCAATCGACGTTCCCGCCGTGGTACCGTTCGAGCTTCGCCCTCAGGTCGGTGTGGAGGTATTCGTCGCGTGCCTTCTCGATGGCGCGCACGGTGATCTCCTCGCAGAAGACGTGTGGCGCCTCGAGCAGCAGGGCCCGGACCCGCGGCAGGGACCGCGGCGTCGAAGCGTGCAGCAGGGCGATGGAGCCGCCGTCGCTGTGCCCGACGAGAAAGGCCTGGCGGACGCCCGCCGCGTCGAGAAGGTCCGGAAGGGCGAAGAATCCCTCGTCGTGCATGTAGGTGAGCGGTCGCGGGAGCGCGACCGGATCGGAGCCGCCGCACCCGGCGCGGCTGTAGACGAGCGCGCCGCACCCCGTCTTGCCGGCGAGCGCCGCGGGAAAGTCGCGCCACGTCGCGGCGCATCCGATGCCGTCGTGCAGGAAGACGAGCGTCGGGGCGGCGTCGGGCCCGGGGCCGTGCCAGGTGAATTCGATGCGTCGGCCGCCCGCGAGCATTGTCGTCATCGGTTCTTCCTCTATTGTTGTATGGAAATCTGCCGTGCATATGCTTTATAGCACGGTCGGCGGGAAGATCGTTTCGACCCGGAATGGCGCCTGGGGGGGGATTTCGCTGCGAGCGACTTTTATTGCGATACGGGGTCTCCGGTTTTCACGGCGAAGTGGGTCCCCCGGATGCCGATGGTGGCCGTCGGGGTCTCGAAACGGGCCTTCTCCGGCGCCAGTTTCCCGATGAGGCCCGAGAGGTAGGCCATGGTTCCCTTGGAGAGGCGGACCAACAGGCCGAACTTCCTCTCGGAAGGCGAGAAGAGAAAGTCCCGGAGGACGAGGCTGCTGGACGGCCCGAGCGAAAGGGAGGAGTTGTCCCGGAGGATGACGCCAAGCGATCCGTCGGGGCCCGTGCCGAGGGTGTCCCCGACGTGAAGCCGGATCCCCGTCGTCGCCGGAAGAACGTTTTCCCCGCGGGTGACGATCGCCGAACCCGCGGAGTTGCGCACCACCCCGATGGTCCCGTCCGTTTCGGCGTGCCCCCACGTCGGTACCAATACGATCGCAAGAAGAATCGCGACGAGCAGGATGTGCCTCACGGTCTTCCTCCAAGGGGGGAGGGCATCATCCGTCGTTTCTCGTGCCTCCACCCCTGCCCGATTTTCCATGGAATAATCATGCCAACCGGATGAATTTAAAATAAGTGATAAATAACATATGGTTATTGTATATAACCTGACGGCGAGGGGAGACAATTTCCGGCAAGGAACCGGGAATCCCGGTGGGATGTGCCAAAAAATGTCACACGTCCACCACAGGTGCGGAGGCGCAAAGATCCAAGCGACTCCTTTACGTTACCCTGTATGTATAGTAGTATACGTACGTGGTCGCTCCCCTGACACCGACGCAGCGGCGGGTCCTCGACTTCCTCCGGGAGTTCGTGGAGCGCCACCGGTTCGCCCCGACGGCCGCGGAAATCGCGGGCCGTTTCGGGATCGCGGTGAAGAACGGCTTCTACTACCTGGAGCTTCTGGAGCGCAAGGGATACATCCGCCGCAAGCGCCACCATCCGCGCCGGATCGAGTTCGTCGGGGAGAACCTCTCCCGGCGGGCCGTGCGCGTCCCCGTCCTGGGCCGGGTTCCCGCCGGGGGGCCGCGCGAGGCGATCGAGGAGGTCGAGGGGGAGCTTCTCCTCGATCCCGACCTGGTGGGGAAGGGCGAGGTCTTCTCCCTGCGCGTCAAGGGGGACAGCATGACGGGGGCCCACGTCTGCGACGGGGATCACGTCCTCGTCCGGTCGCAGGCCGACGCGGAGGATGGGGAGATCGTCGTCGCCGTGATCGACGGCGAGGCCACCGTCAAACGGTTCCGCCGATCGAAGGGGAGGGTGCGACTCGAGGCCGCCAACCCGGCCTACCCGCCCATCGTCGTCCCCGCCGGCGCCCCCTCGTTCCGGATCGCCGGGAAAGTCGTCGGCGTCTACCGGAGATTGTAGGAGCCTCCCGTGCCCCCGCTCGACATGGAGCGCGCCTCCTCCCTCTGCCTCTCCCCGCCGCCGGGGAAGATGGCCGGGATCTTCGGGGACGGCGCGTGCGGGCTCGCGCTCCGGGCGTTGGCCGTCCCGCTTCTTCGCGCCGAGGCGGTGGTGGCCGTCGACGGCGCGAACCGGTTCGACCCGTACGAGATCTCCAACGCGGCCCGGGCGAGAGGGGGAGACGCTGCGGAGGCCCTGTCCCGCGTCCGCGTCTCCCGGGCGTTCACCTGCCACCAGATGGAAGCGCTACTGTCCCGGCGTTTGCCCGAGGCGCTCTCCCGGTTCGACGCCCGGCTGGCGCTGGTCCTCGGCCTTCCCGAGACGTTCACGGACGCCGACGTGCCGTACGCGGAGGCGTGCCGCGTCTTCCGGAACTGTCTCTCCGCGCTGCGCCGGCTCGCCCGCGCCGGAACGCGGGTCGTCCTCGTCGGGAAGGGGGGGCCGCCGGCGAGAGGGGGGCCTCCCGCGGTGGGGCCCGTCCCCGTCGACCGAACCGGGTTCTTCCGTTACCTCGTCCGAACGGCCGATCCCGTCCTTCTCCTGCGACGGGAGGAGTGCGGCTTGACGTGGGAACTGAGGGGAGGACCCTGACGATGGGGCGGACCGTCCTTCCCTTCACCCAGGAGCTCTACCGCGAGGAGGAGTCGTGGCGGGGCTTTCGACGCGCCTTGCGCCTCGAGGACCGCGAGCTCTTCGACGCGTTGTTCGCGGCGGCCCGTTACCACACCGCGGCGTGCACCTGCGCGGGCAGGCCCATTCCCTTCGATGCGATCCTGATGAGCATCCTCATCGAGGAGCGCCGGTCAGCGCGCGAGCTGTCGAGACGGCTGGGGGAGCTCGAACGTCGGCTGGCTTCGATGCTGCCGTAATGCCCCGACGGGTGCTGAGCGGATGGGTGTTCGACATTGCCGCGGAAACGGGGGGGATGACGGTCTGGTTCCGCGCCGCTACCGGGGAGACGATCGCGCTCTTCGCGCCGTTTCGCCCCTCCTTCGTCCTCGCGGGGGGCCGCCTGAACGAGCCCGCCCTCCGCGCCGCCGCCGCGCGTTGGAAGTGCGACCTCGCGCCGGGGGAGGGGATCGACTTCTTTTCGGGCGGGACGATCCCG
This is a stretch of genomic DNA from Deltaproteobacteria bacterium CG2_30_66_27. It encodes these proteins:
- a CDS encoding 3-methyladenine DNA glycosylase translates to MTPRAFYDRDTVAVARDLLGKHLVHVTRGVERIGRIVEVEAYLGPHDLASHSSRGLTARTRVMFGPPGHAYVYMVYGMHFCMNVVTERDGHASAVLIRAVDPVMNVEGPTRGPGRLCKAMQIDRRLNGHDLTSDDFHIADPPVREPLSIVKRPRVGVAYAGRWARRLLRFYIRGNPFVSKP
- a CDS encoding alpha/beta hydrolase, with the protein product MTTMLAGGRRIEFTWHGPGPDAAPTLVFLHDGIGCAATWRDFPAALAGKTGCGALVYSRAGCGGSDPVALPRPLTYMHDEGFFALPDLLDAAGVRQAFLVGHSDGGSIALLHASTPRSLPRVRALLLEAPHVFCEEITVRAIEKARDEYLHTDLRAKLERYHGGNVDCAFWGWNRAWLDPGFLAWNIEDRLPAVTVPTLVVQGEDDPYGTLRQVEAIERQCGGPVRRSILERCGHSPHREQRERTLSTMTAFVRELHKT
- a CDS encoding repressor LexA, which gives rise to MTPTQRRVLDFLREFVERHRFAPTAAEIAGRFGIAVKNGFYYLELLERKGYIRRKRHHPRRIEFVGENLSRRAVRVPVLGRVPAGGPREAIEEVEGELLLDPDLVGKGEVFSLRVKGDSMTGAHVCDGDHVLVRSQADAEDGEIVVAVIDGEATVKRFRRSKGRVRLEAANPAYPPIVVPAGAPSFRIAGKVVGVYRRL